One window of Papaver somniferum cultivar HN1 chromosome 9, ASM357369v1, whole genome shotgun sequence genomic DNA carries:
- the LOC113313856 gene encoding uncharacterized protein LOC113313856 yields MHAPSLVTFYHSGDVAKEYILSSFLTLLEVSLYFECEDGDENYATRMQRVGHEEAISQFLGALAHVKRLSVNDTAVQAICFANKLLNHLPTFHNMKHLEILDVPISDKPVIHLLRVTPNLESLVFRLLMDDYGEVPPTLRAIQMMKAKRTMRRRMQLQ; encoded by the exons ATGCATGCGCCAAGTCTTGTAACTTTCTATCACTCGGGTGATGTTGCAAAAGAATATATTTTATCTAGCTTTCTTACACTATTGGAAGTGTCTCTTTACTTTGAATGTGAAGATGGAGACGAAAATTATGCCACAAGGATGCAAAGGGTGGGTCATGAGGAAGCAATAAGTCAGTTTCTTGGAGCCCTCGCACATGTCAAACGTCTAAGTGTTAATGATACAGCGGTACAG GCTATCTGCTTTGCCAATAAGCTGTTAAACCATCTGCCAACATTTCATAATATGAAACACTTGGAAATACTTGATGTACCAATCAGTGATAAACCAGTTATTCATCTGCTTAGAGTAACACCTAATCTGGAGTCACTCGTATTTAGACTG CTAATGGATGACTATGGCGAGGTCCCACCGACACTGAGGGCAATACAGATGATGAAGGCGAAGAGGACTATGAGGAGGAGGATGCAACTCCAATGA